In the genome of Streptomyces sp. NBC_00433, the window ACCGCCCGCGAGTGAGCCTCGCCGACTTCAACGAGCGATGGGGCGAATCCGCCGCCGACCCCTTCGTTCTCGCCGACCTCGACGCGAAGGAACAGATCCTCCGGGAGCTGCCGGGCCTTGAGTGGCACGAGCCGTGCGCGTCGCTGGCGTGGCTCGTCCTCGCCCTCCTAGCCCAGCCCTACGTTGCCCACCCGGACTACCGCGAGGAGTGGAGGCCATGACCATGCTCTCGCGACTCCTCTACCGCCTTCGCGTCCATCACCGCTCGGACCGGGCCAGGCTTCGGCATCCCGTGTGCAGGTGCGGGCGCCGTCACCCTGGCCCGCGCCCACGGCGCCGTGCCTGACTCCCCGCCGCGTTGCCCGTGCGGTCACCCGATCGGCGATGACTACTTGTGCATCGGCGGCTGGGTGTACGGGCCATGCAGGCACGAGGCGTGCGGCGGGGTATGCGAGACGTTCGGTCAGTGCGCGGGCAAGTGCACCTGCAAGGAGGATCGATGAACAGCCCCTTGGAGATCACCGTTGTGATCCCCGCCCACCCGGCCCGGGTGGCGAACGGGATGCTGGAGCGGGCCGTGCAGTCGGTAAAGAACCAGCTTCTCCCGGCCACGGACATCAGCGTCGCCGTCGACGAGACCGGTCAGGGTGCGGCGGCCACGCGGCAGCGCGCCCTCGCCGCCGTCCAGACGGAGTGGGTGGCGTTCCTCGACAGCGACGACTGGTTCTACCCAGAGCACCTGCGGGTGCTGGCCGCCGGGGCGCGCACCTACAGGGCGGACTACCTGTTCAGCTACTACTGGGTGCACTTCAACGACGGCCGCCGCTGGGACGCCAACGACCCCCTCGGGCACTTCGGGAAGCCGTTCTCCAATGCCGCCCCCCACCAGACGACCATCACCACCCTCGTCCGCACCGACCTCGCCAAGCAGGTCGGGTTCCACGAGCCCCCGCCGGACAGTGTCGTCGGCGGCCACCGCGGCGGCGAGGACTGGCACTTCACCGTCGGCTGCGCGGAGGCCGGCGCACGCATCGTCCACGTGCCCCGCCGCACCTGGGCCTGGGTCCATCACGGCGCCAACAGCAGCGGCATCCCCGGCCGGGGAGACGCCGCACTACCCCAAGGAGTCGCCCCGTGACCGCTCTGCCGACCGCCCCAGCCGCCGGTTCCGCGCCCACCGTCGATCCGATGCGGGCAGTCGCCGCCTACCAGCAGAAAGTCGGCGACCTCACCAACGAGGTGGTCATGCGGGACGCGTACATCGCCGAACTCGCCGAGACCATCACTGCCCTGACCGCAGAGATCAGGGATCTCCGCGGTCAGCTCGGCCTCCCAACCGAGGGCTAGGCGAGACGCGTCAGCTTCATGTACGAATCCGCCTTCAGGGTGACGGTCCCCGATGCCCCAGACCGGGCCCAGTTGACCGCGAACGTCCCCGTGACCGTGGGGCGAATGATTCCGCTGAGCGCCACCGCAGTCCCCGCCGCATAGGTGGCGGACAGGAGCGCCCCGTAGGTCTGAGTCCCCGGGGCGGACAGCTGGGACGTCACGATCAGTGCGTTCCCCGCCGCGGACGACGCGCTCGTCGCCTGCCCGGAATAGTTCACGTACCCGGCGCAGGACGCGGGGACCGTCAGGGTCGACGCGAAATCGGCATTGGTTTCGTCCGTAGTCAGGAGGAAGAGGGTCGCCTCCAGCAGGTACACGCGACCTGCGGTGACCGTGGTGGTGAGGTCTGGGTCGTCTGTCTTGGTGGCAGTGGCCCGCGGTGTGTCCGCCGCTTTCCGCAGCAGTGTCACGTTTCCCACGCCGCCGACGCTCAGGTCGCCGGTTACGGTGGCGTTCAGGGCCACGATCAGGTTGTCGTCGGTCTTGAGGGTGTTCACCGCGGACCGGTAGAGGTTCGTGTCCTCCGCCCCGGCGCCGGTCCCCCAGCTCAGTTTCCCGTCCGCTTGGACCCCGAAGCGGCGCTGCGCATCACCGGTGACCGCCGTGGCGATCGTGACGCCGGTGGCGGACGCGTTGGTCAGGGCGATGCCTGCGGTGAATGTCTGGAGCGTGCCTGGGGTGGCGACCTCCCGCCACGAGCCGGACGCCGGCGCCGTGCCGTTGGACACCCATACCCGGTTGGTGTCGGTCTCCCGGATCAACTGGCCGTTCCACGGGATGGAGGGCCGGGTCGAACTGGTGCAGGCGAACGCTCCTACGGCGGCGTCGACCCGATCCCAGTTCTGGCCCAGATCAAGGCTGTAGTCGACGTCCTCGGATCCGTCGGACTTTGACTTGTACAGGGCAAGGCGTGTGGTGGACGGATCAGGCACTGGGGGCCTCCAACGGGATTCCGGGTCGGTGTCGGCGGGGCGGGATGGGAAGGTCCCCGTACACGCTTTCCCAGCGGTAGATGTCAGTCAGTTCCCGGTGGTGCTGCACGCGGGCAGGGTCGGGCGTGTGATCGGGCAGTAGACCGCTGGGGTCCCGGAGCTGCACCACGGCCGCGCACGCATCCAGGCGGGTCCTGTGTGCGCCAGCGGCGTCCGCCCCGGAGCGCGCCGTGTAGAGGTGCACACGCTCGGAGTCCGGCTCCGTGGTGGTGACCCAACCCTGGACCAGCGCAGGGTCGTCGCGAGGATCAGGCTTGATGACCCCCCAGTGAAATTCGTGGATCAACGACAGCAGCGCTTCACGAGGGTCATCGAATTCGTAGGCGCCCATGCGGTTGGCCACGGCCTCCCTACTGAAAGCCACACCGAATCCGCGCACGCGTTCCGTGTCTTCGTCATCGAAATACTCGACTGTCCACTGTGCTCCGTCGTCTCGGACGGCCGTTACCGTGTGACCCATCAGACTGTCCTTGTGAATAGTGCGTCGATGACTGCGGATCCGGTGGTCGTATTGCGAAAAACAGCGAACGATGTGGCGCTGATGCTGTTGAAATACCAGACCGACCCCGATCCGCCCATGGTGAACGCCGCCGCAGCATAGGGGCGCGACGGGTAGGTGATGTCGAACGACCGGCCCAGCGTGCCCACACCGGTCCCCACGGATACGCTGAGCATCACCTGTGTCTGGGTGGCCTGTTGCTGGCTGGCCAGATTCCCGAAGGTGGCTGTCGTGCTGTCGTAATATTTCGAGTAACTCTCGTTAGAATCCCCGATTCGGAATCCGATCTGACCCAGGGTGGCCTGCAAGTCCATCTTGCCCCCTGTGGTCACCCCGTCATCCTTATACGAAGCATCCACCCCGCCGGGCCACACGATGGTCTCCCCGCCCTGCGTCGACTGACTGGACGCTTTAATGGACTGGGATATCACCCCATTGCCATTGGGGTATACGACGACCCTATTGCCCAGGGTGTTCCCGCCGCTGGAATAGTTGGCCCCGTTCATGCCGATCCCTGTGAGGGTGCTCACGGTGAAGGCGTTGATGTACGAGTAGTCCGTTCCTGAGTCAGCGTAAAACCTGATCTCCGGGAGGCTGGACGGGTTCATGATGATGCGGCGGCCCGAGCTGGACGTGGAGAGCTGCCCGATCATCGACAGGGAACCGTCGGCGGTTGAGCCGAACATGGTCTGGGTTCCGGTGGCGTCGTACAGCTCGAACCCGGAACCAGAGATCCGCATCCGCGCCCCGGTGTCCGCCGTCTTGATCTCCCCCGCCATCACCCACGACGCGGTGATCGTGCCCGCGGTGACCTTGCTGACGGTCAGGTCGGAGATGTGCGCGTCGTCGATGAGGAGCGCGGTCGCGGTGACGGCCGTCGACGGGCCCGACCGGTTGCCTGCGATGTCGACCGCGACGACCCTCACGTAGATCGCAGCCGTCGACTCCACGCTGTACGTGCCGACCGCCGGGATCTGCGCCTGGATCATCCCGGCGTTCGCTTTCAACTTCCCCAGGAGCGTGGTGTCGTCGGGGGTGAAGGCCGGCTCGTACTGGGCGTGGATCTCCAGGTGATCCAGGTCGGACTCCAGCGTAAAATCCCCACCGGACGCCTTGCCCAACAAGTGCGTGATCTGCACCGCAATGCGCGAAGCAGCCACGGTGGGGGCCGCCGGCGTGCTGGGCGCGATGTTGTCCTGGGTTGCCACGAACGTCGTCGTCGGCGACCACGCCCCCACATTCCCGGACGAGTCGACCGCACGGATCTGCACGTCATACCCGACACCCGGCGACAGATCCTGCACCTGCGCGGTCGCCTGATCCCAGCCGACGACCATCGTCTGCCAACCATCATCCGGCGCCGCGAACGGCTGCGCCCACGACTGCATGTCCTGCCAGCGAATCTGGGACACCGCAGACCACGTCGCCGGGTAGATCATGTCCGTGTCCACGGCGTACCGGATGTCGTAGTGGTCGCCATCCAGGATCGTGCTGCCGTCGACATTCAGCGGGGCGGTCCACTGCAACCGCACCCGCGCCCGCGTGAACCCCCGCGAGTCCAGGTACGCCGCACCCTGGAACGGAGTCACCAGCACAGGGACGCCCGGGACGGAGGTGTCCTGGGACGGCCGGGAACCCACCGGCTCCGTCGACCCGCCGGTCAGTTGGCGCTTGAAGTCCCCGACCGTCACATACGTGCCGGCGTCGTTGATCTCGATGTGGTCGGTCAGGTCCAACCAGGTGCCGTTCGCGGACCGGTACGCGACCGTGTAGTCCGCGGTGACCGGCCACTGAATACCCACCACCTGCAAGGTGATCGGGTTGAGACGCTGCCCCCGGAAGATGATCTCCTGGCCGGTGTCGACCAGGCCCTTATCCGGGTCGTAGACATAGATGTAGTCGCCAACATTGAAGGCGCCGTCAACGTCGTAGTCCTGGATGCCCAGTTGAAGATCCTGAGTGGGGCCTTCGAACTGCGACAGCGCCAGTTGCGCCCGGGTGGCAGCGTTCGTCGCCGAGGTGTCCGATTCGGAGACCAACCGGGTCAGCTTCACCGGGTTGCCGTGCAGGTCCTTGTACGGGTTGCTGCCAGGCGCAATGTTCGCCGACCCGGTGGCGATCGACGCCCCATCGCCCTCGGCGAGGAGCACCACACGGGTGGTGAAATCCTTCATGTCCGAGTCAAGGTTCATGCTGCCGGGGATCCCGCGCAGCGCCATGTCCTCACCGTCACCGCGGGCCACAACCGCGCACTGCGGTGTCGTCACGAACAGGTCGGAGTTCAGCCCCGCGTCCAGGGTGCCGTTCGTGTTGACCCGCCACGACACTGGCGCGGAAGGGGTTGCCATGGTGTCGCACACGTACTGGATGGCCTGCGCCGGCGTCTGCCACTGGTGCGTCCCGGAGTACGTGCCGGGTACGGAGTGGAGGGTGCCCTCGGTTACGGCACCGGAGGCGGGCAGGAGTCCGCGAATGACGTTAGGGAACGTGCTGCCCGACGCGAAGGTCGTGGCGTTCTCGATGATCGAGCCCTTGTTGTCCTCATCGCCGAGCCAGAACGACAGGCCCACGCCTGAGATTTTGACATTGTCGTTGGGCGCGTTGGTCCGTGCGTCATCCGCAAGGGAGTTCCCGCGGAGAACCCCGACGTAGCGGGCCACCGCAGGGTCGAGGAGGCTGTCGCCGTAGACGGCGGGGTCGACGCGGCCCGGAACGATGGCGATGTGCCCGAAGAAGACGAGGGCGTCCAGTGCCTCGCGGGGAATCGTCGGCTTGAGATCGATGTCCCACGAGCCGAGGGCACCAAGGGTCTCCTGGATGGTCACCGGTCACCGCCTCACACAGTAGGTGGCCTCTGCCAAGGCGCCGATGTACATGTTCCGTAGGTCCGTTGCCGCATCCCCCGAGACGGGTGAGCCTCCGCCGGCCACGACGCCCACCCAGAAGTCCAGGGCTGTCGTGGCGGCCTTGGAGACGCCGCCGTTCGTGTGGGCGGTGAAGGTCCGTGCGGAGCCGGCGGCGAAGCGGTTGCCGTCCCCGTCGTTGCCTGTGGCGGTGACGTATCCGGATGCGGCGGCGGACGTGTTGGTCTCCAGGGTCCGCAGGTACATGGCGAGGGTGGCGGCGCTCCCGGATTGGAGGTAGCCCTCCAGGGTTCGGCCGCCGCGGCGTAGCGCCAGGTCGAGGGTGACCCGGCCCGGGGAACGGGACGCGGTGAGCCGCACGATGGCGTGTTCGAGGTCGTTGCGGAGGATGCTCGCCGAGTCCCATGCGGCCACGCCGGACCCGGCGACCGAGACGTTCCACAGCTTGCTGTGCCACGCCCCGCCCGTGTACGCCTGCACGTCGATCACGCCGCCGCTGGCAGTCGGGACGACGTTGACGATGCCGTTCGACAACGCCCACCCGGCCGCGGGCAACTGGCGCTGCGTGCCCTCTGCCTCCAGGCCGGCGACAGTGTCCGTGATCCGCACGCGGCCCTTGAGGTAGTTCGTCGGGTCGCAGCCCCACCGGGCCGGCGGCGACAGGGGTACACCCCGGTAGACGGTGATCGTGCCGTCGGTGGTGGCCCGGGTCATCGACGACGGGTTGGTGCTGCCGGTGTAGTAGCCGGTGTGGCCGATGGCGGGGGCGTGCCAGAGTTCCCCGGTCAGAGAGAAGTCGTTGAGACGCCGAACCCCCGTCAGCCTGCTCTGCAGGTCCACCTCGCCGACCGACCCCAGCCTGGACAGGCTGATCTTCCAGTCGGCGGTGACCGTATCGCCCTTGTGTTCGGTGACCGTGCTGGCACTGGACTTGACCTGGTAGTAGCCGTTCCGCTCGGGCTTGTCGGTGAACGTGACCGCCGCGGGTGTGCCGACGTCCAAGGCATTGAGGTTGTCGTGCGTGCCCACCAGCGCCAGGCGAGTCAGGGGCGGCATGGACTCCTGTCCATCAAGGTCCATGCTTCGGTCCCCACCGGACTCCGTGGCGTCGAACGTCTCCCGCAGCAGGGTCCGGGAGAGTTGGATGCTGCCCCAGTCGAGTGTCATCGGCCGACCCCCGGGCGCTTGATGCTGCCGTTGTAGTTGATCAGAGCGTCGTTCATCTCACGGACCAACTCCTGAGCAGCGTGCTTGCGAGCTGCGGGGGTGGTGAAGTCGAATGTCCCGCTGATGTTGATCTGCTCGATGGTGACTCCACCGCCTCCGCTGTTGCTGAGCATTGCGTCGAGCTTCGCGGTGTGGTCGGCGGTCAGGACCCGTTCGGGCCTGCCGGTGCGGTTGACGGCCATCGTCGCGCCGGGCTGGAGCAGACCCCCGGAGTCGTAGCCGCCGGGCCGGTTCAGGGCCGACAGAGATCCGTACCGGTGGAGGGCGTAGCGCAGGCCGGCGTAGGTGTTGGCGAGCGGGTTGACGCTGGTGCCGTAGGAGAACGGCCCCGTGCCGCCGAACGGTCCGGCGTTGCTCTTGAACGTCGGGCCGATGACCTGCATGAGGCCGACGCTGGGCGTGCCGGCCTTCCAGTTGGAGTCCCACCGGTTGACCACGTTGGGGTTGCCGCCACTCTCCTGGTTCATGCGGCGCTCCACGGTGCCCAACCACCCGCCGGACTGGCCCAGCATCCCCAAGGCCTGCGTGATGACCGACGCCCACTGTGCGACGCCCGCCCCGGCCTTGTAGGAGATTTGCCCGGTGGCCGCCGCGGTCTTGTCCTTGGCCCCGAGGGTTTTCAGGACCCCGCCGAGGATGGTGGTGGGCACGCCCTTGATGAGCGCGCCAGCCGCGGTACCCCCAGTGGGGATGCGGTCGATGAGCGGCTGCACGAGGCTCTTGATGGCAGCGCGCGCGGCCTTCTCCAGGCCTCCGACCGCAATGCCCTTCACCCAGTCGGCGCCGGAGCTGAGGAGGTCGCCTGCGCCGCTGATGGCCTTGGAGGCGCCCCCGACGACGGATCCGACGACGCCACCGATGCCATAGTGGGGGGCGTGCTTGTCGGTGCGCCCGACGATGCGGTCGATCGCCGCATGGCCGCCCATCTGCGCAACCTGGGCGAGGGACAGGATCCGCTCGCCGGGGGTGAGCATCGCGGGCACCGTGTCGCCCTTGCCCTCGCCGGGGACGACACCACCACGATTGAAGCCGAGCTTCACTGTGGGCAGTTGCGGCAGGCCCACCTTGCTCGCGATGGTGTCCCACATTTTGCGGATGCCCTGGTTGTAGACGGTGTTGACCACGTACTTGATCGGCGAACTGAACTTGCCGGTCACACCGGACCAGATGGTTCCGAGGCTGTCGCGGAGGTCAGTGAAGGCCTTCTTGGTGCTGCTGGAGAAGGCGCTGATCGCTGACTTCACGGCGCTCACAGTCGAGTTGAACTTCGACGTGACCCCCGCCCACAGCCCGTTCCACGTGTTCGTCACGTTGGTGCGGAGTGCGGAGAACTGGCCGCCGATCCAGGTGCGGGCGGACGTGACGGCGTTGGACAGGCCGGACCAGAACCGGTCCCAGACCTGCCGAATCTGCACGGTGAGCGCGGTCCAGATCGCGACCACGTCCCGACGCAGCCCGTCGAAGATGGCTTTCGCGCGGTCCAACAGCAGGGTGAACCAGCCGATGATCGCCGTGACCAGATCGGGGATGATCGAATGCCCGACGAGGACATCGAACAACCAGGTGAACTTGTCGACGATCCACTTCACCGTGGCGGTCACAGCGTCGGTGAAAACGGTCAACCAACCGACGACCTTCTCAATGACCGGCACGAGGATCCCGATCGCCACCGACAACGTGCCGGACAAAAGCGCCGCCAGACCGGTGACCACCGGGAGCAGCGGGATCAGCACCGCATCCGTCAAGTTGATCAACGCCACGGCGAGCTGCGCCACCGACGGCAACAGTTGCAGAATCTGTGGGACCAGCGGCAGCATCGCCAGATCGAACGCCAACATCATGTCCACCAGCGGCCCAATACTGGGCAGCAGCGCCTGGATCACCTCCGTCAGCGGACCGGCAATCGCCTCCACCACCTGCAGCAGGACCGGCGCCACCTTCGCGAACACCGGACCCAAAGACTTGAGGACCGCGGACAGTACGTCGATCAGCGCGCCCACCACTGGGGCCAGCGCCACCAGTAGTTGACTCGCCAGATCCGACAGCATCCCCAGAAGCGGGCCGATCGCCGTCATCAGGTTCGCAATCGGCTTCGCGAGTTTCCCGATGACCGGGGCCAGCAGCACGAAGATGCCCAGCACCGGGTTGATCGCGAGAAGGATCCCGCCCAGCAACGGGCCGACGTCGCCCAGCCCAGACAGCATCTGGGTGATCGCATCCGCGATCGGCGCGAAGCCCTGCACGAACTGGATCAGCGCCGTACCCAGCGTGCCGGCCAGCAACTTCGCGATGGCGTTGATCGCGGTGAAGATACTGGTGAGCGCCTGCTGCACCTCCGGCATGGCGGTGACTCGGCGCAGCTCGGAGAACACCGCACCCAGGCTCCCGAGCGCGTCACCACCGCCCTGCGCGGCGGCCTTCATGACGTTCGACAGGGTCCCGAAGATGTCGCCAATGAGCTTGCCGAACTGCTTGGCGATGCCGACTGCGCCGTTGATCGCGTCGGACAGGCCACCATCCTTGAACGCAGCCGACAGCTTCTGGCTGATGCGGTCCGCAGCATTCCCAGCCGCGGTCGTGAGGCGCAGAAACGCCGGGCTCGCCGCCACCGACAGTTGGGCCAGGGCGGTGATGAACTGGGCGGGGAACCGGGAGAGGGGCGTCAGACCCCGGTTGATCCCGTCGAACATCTGCCGGAGCGTCCCGGCCTTGCTGAGATTGGTGACCGCACTCAGGGCGTTGGTCGCCATGTTGTTGAGGACTCTGGCCGTGCCGTCGAGACCAGTCCGAAGTACGGGCAGGGTGGTGTTCGCCATCGTCGTGAACGCCGTGTCGAGGCCCTGGAACAGCGTCTGCTGGACGTCGAGGCGCAGTGCCGTCCACGCGGCGCGCTGGGCGATGACAGCCGCGACGAAGGCCTGGGCTGCGGGTGCCAGTCGAGTCAGGGCCGCGTTCAGGCCGCCCGTCTTGAGCGTCGCGGACTGCTGCGCCTCCGCCACCGCGTTCGCCGCATCCGCGACGGCCTGCTGTGCGTCCGCGATCTGCCGGGCCCCGTCCGTTGCCGCCTGAACCTGCGCCGCCCGCGCATCGGACAGGTCCCGCTCAGCCCTTGCGATCTGCTGCGCCCCGTCAGCCTGGTCCCGAGCAGCGGCGATCCGCTGATCGTTGAGAGACTGCTCCGCATCTTCGACCGTCTGGGTGGCGTCGGTGACGGACTGCTTCGCGGCGGTGACCTTGTCGGAGCCCTCCACGCCGGCGGTGTTCGCGGCCGCCGCCTGGTCGGTCAGGCGCTGCGTCTCCGTCTGCTGCTCGGCGAGGGACTGCAGCGCCTTGTCGTAGGCGAGCTGGTCTTTCGCCAACTGCTCCGCGGATACGGCCGCGCCGGCCGCCTTGTCCTTGGCGAGCTGCTTCTGTGCGTCGGCTAGGTCGAGGACGTCTTGACGCTGGTTGAGCTGCGCGTCGGCGAGCCGGTTGTTGAGGTCTTCCAACTCCATGGCCGCGTCCTTGCGGGCCTGAGTGAGATCCTCTTGGGCCTGCTGGGCGGCGCGCTGGGCCTGGGTGAGGTCTCGTTCGGCCTGGGCGACGGATTCGGCGTCCCGCCGGTTGGAGTCGGCAACCTGGGAGACGGTGTTCTTGAGGTTCTGCTGCGCGTCGGCCACATCCCGGGCCGCTTTCACTCGGGCCGCCGCGGCGTTGACCTCCGCGTCTTTCTCCGCCTGCACCGCCTTCGCCAGCGACCGCTGCGCGGACTCCACACCCTTCGCCCCCGACAGGGCCGCGGACGCGCCCTTCACGGCAGGCTGGAACGCGGCCTTGAATGCGTCGGAGATCCCCGCGGTGCCGATCTTGATTGCGGCGAAGGCTGTCGCCAGCGACAGGACCGCGGGCACGGCGACCGCCGCAGCAGGCCCCATGGAGATCAGGGACTCGGTCAGTGACGCCAGTGTCGGGAGTGCGGCGACGACCGCCGCAGCGATCTTCGCGATCTTCGACGACAGGACTTCCAGCCCGCCACCGCTGCCCGTCAAGGACGAC includes:
- a CDS encoding fibronectin type III domain-containing protein; the encoded protein is MTIQETLGALGSWDIDLKPTIPREALDALVFFGHIAIVPGRVDPAVYGDSLLDPAVARYVGVLRGNSLADDARTNAPNDNVKISGVGLSFWLGDEDNKGSIIENATTFASGSTFPNVIRGLLPASGAVTEGTLHSVPGTYSGTHQWQTPAQAIQYVCDTMATPSAPVSWRVNTNGTLDAGLNSDLFVTTPQCAVVARGDGEDMALRGIPGSMNLDSDMKDFTTRVVLLAEGDGASIATGSANIAPGSNPYKDLHGNPVKLTRLVSESDTSATNAATRAQLALSQFEGPTQDLQLGIQDYDVDGAFNVGDYIYVYDPDKGLVDTGQEIIFRGQRLNPITLQVVGIQWPVTADYTVAYRSANGTWLDLTDHIEINDAGTYVTVGDFKRQLTGGSTEPVGSRPSQDTSVPGVPVLVTPFQGAAYLDSRGFTRARVRLQWTAPLNVDGSTILDGDHYDIRYAVDTDMIYPATWSAVSQIRWQDMQSWAQPFAAPDDGWQTMVVGWDQATAQVQDLSPGVGYDVQIRAVDSSGNVGAWSPTTTFVATQDNIAPSTPAAPTVAASRIAVQITHLLGKASGGDFTLESDLDHLEIHAQYEPAFTPDDTTLLGKLKANAGMIQAQIPAVGTYSVESTAAIYVRVVAVDIAGNRSGPSTAVTATALLIDDAHISDLTVSKVTAGTITASWVMAGEIKTADTGARMRISGSGFELYDATGTQTMFGSTADGSLSMIGQLSTSSSGRRIIMNPSSLPEIRFYADSGTDYSYINAFTVSTLTGIGMNGANYSSGGNTLGNRVVVYPNGNGVISQSIKASSQSTQGGETIVWPGGVDASYKDDGVTTGGKMDLQATLGQIGFRIGDSNESYSKYYDSTTATFGNLASQQQATQTQVMLSVSVGTGVGTLGRSFDITYPSRPYAAAAFTMGGSGSVWYFNSISATSFAVFRNTTTGSAVIDALFTRTV
- a CDS encoding DUF6221 family protein — protein: MSQDIVDFLRARYAETRRREMAKISIRMDGVPRNEIVSGDGEGAYVLLGEGNSPHRPRVSLADFNERWGESAADPFVLADLDAKEQILRELPGLEWHEPCASLAWLVLALLAQPYVAHPDYREEWRP
- a CDS encoding transglycosylase SLT domain-containing protein, encoding MGEFRLAGAYVEARMDRTKLDADIARLKQQTLSVKVRADLDAGTANTRIAALVKARRMEVGVDLDDKAAVASLLKLGQSRTVKLTVDLDDKAAVAGLRAISSDRTVQILASADTRVAADELANLTRTRRLTVNIDLDDSPLTGLAGHSYDADIVPIINQPYYDRAAKKLDKLTADRFVIIRANVDTRVGAQELANLTRRQRVRIGIDVDTRVAADEINNLTRRRTANVVATASTAAARAQLDALARNRHMNIDVSTRGGLSSLTGSGGGLEVLSSKIAKIAAAVVAALPTLASLTESLISMGPAAAVAVPAVLSLATAFAAIKIGTAGISDAFKAAFQPAVKGASAALSGAKGVESAQRSLAKAVQAEKDAEVNAAAARVKAARDVADAQQNLKNTVSQVADSNRRDAESVAQAERDLTQAQRAAQQAQEDLTQARKDAAMELEDLNNRLADAQLNQRQDVLDLADAQKQLAKDKAAGAAVSAEQLAKDQLAYDKALQSLAEQQTETQRLTDQAAAANTAGVEGSDKVTAAKQSVTDATQTVEDAEQSLNDQRIAAARDQADGAQQIARAERDLSDARAAQVQAATDGARQIADAQQAVADAANAVAEAQQSATLKTGGLNAALTRLAPAAQAFVAAVIAQRAAWTALRLDVQQTLFQGLDTAFTTMANTTLPVLRTGLDGTARVLNNMATNALSAVTNLSKAGTLRQMFDGINRGLTPLSRFPAQFITALAQLSVAASPAFLRLTTAAGNAADRISQKLSAAFKDGGLSDAINGAVGIAKQFGKLIGDIFGTLSNVMKAAAQGGGDALGSLGAVFSELRRVTAMPEVQQALTSIFTAINAIAKLLAGTLGTALIQFVQGFAPIADAITQMLSGLGDVGPLLGGILLAINPVLGIFVLLAPVIGKLAKPIANLMTAIGPLLGMLSDLASQLLVALAPVVGALIDVLSAVLKSLGPVFAKVAPVLLQVVEAIAGPLTEVIQALLPSIGPLVDMMLAFDLAMLPLVPQILQLLPSVAQLAVALINLTDAVLIPLLPVVTGLAALLSGTLSVAIGILVPVIEKVVGWLTVFTDAVTATVKWIVDKFTWLFDVLVGHSIIPDLVTAIIGWFTLLLDRAKAIFDGLRRDVVAIWTALTVQIRQVWDRFWSGLSNAVTSARTWIGGQFSALRTNVTNTWNGLWAGVTSKFNSTVSAVKSAISAFSSSTKKAFTDLRDSLGTIWSGVTGKFSSPIKYVVNTVYNQGIRKMWDTIASKVGLPQLPTVKLGFNRGGVVPGEGKGDTVPAMLTPGERILSLAQVAQMGGHAAIDRIVGRTDKHAPHYGIGGVVGSVVGGASKAISGAGDLLSSGADWVKGIAVGGLEKAARAAIKSLVQPLIDRIPTGGTAAGALIKGVPTTILGGVLKTLGAKDKTAAATGQISYKAGAGVAQWASVITQALGMLGQSGGWLGTVERRMNQESGGNPNVVNRWDSNWKAGTPSVGLMQVIGPTFKSNAGPFGGTGPFSYGTSVNPLANTYAGLRYALHRYGSLSALNRPGGYDSGGLLQPGATMAVNRTGRPERVLTADHTAKLDAMLSNSGGGGVTIEQINISGTFDFTTPAARKHAAQELVREMNDALINYNGSIKRPGVGR
- a CDS encoding glycosyltransferase family 2 protein; the encoded protein is MNSPLEITVVIPAHPARVANGMLERAVQSVKNQLLPATDISVAVDETGQGAAATRQRALAAVQTEWVAFLDSDDWFYPEHLRVLAAGARTYRADYLFSYYWVHFNDGRRWDANDPLGHFGKPFSNAAPHQTTITTLVRTDLAKQVGFHEPPPDSVVGGHRGGEDWHFTVGCAEAGARIVHVPRRTWAWVHHGANSSGIPGRGDAALPQGVAP